The following are encoded together in the Lathyrus oleraceus cultivar Zhongwan6 chromosome 3, CAAS_Psat_ZW6_1.0, whole genome shotgun sequence genome:
- the LOC127127062 gene encoding uncharacterized protein LOC127127062 isoform X3: MIIRGPAYSFAANITVEACTNSMMMGDFCNSPVYPFSCTTSNVNSSLKATTANEPLLENLMTCKSSLKTFCADESVSNVFSFDIISVADKFTITASDVKFNVTPSNKTSGAAGDVSLMCFVRHGSMPSVASYDYSSDLSKFPLVIHSPLIGRWYITIVPINPIKIQDSNVSVCYSVEYHVLQCPLGKAGPNCKMDIYTLQTFVRRGPTPFESYYLPVGTGASYTSANFPLEPLLSNSSYNDEPGNIWTYLLLDIPRGAAGGNIHVQLSSDVKINYEVYVRFGGVPSLISRDYYYVNKTMRSDTSMFFMLYDLSDDKINFYIMYAREGTWGFGLRYLNASRNPSKGATVMSLSLERCPKRCSSHGDCKFSFDASGLTSYSFCSCDRNHGGIDCSIEIVSHQGHVRQSFFLIVSNAAAILPAYWALRQKALAEWVLFTSSGIASGLYHACDVGAWCALNYNVLQFMDFWLSFMAVISTFLYLATIDEVLKRAIHTAVAILTALMAVTNATRSSNVVLVIVIGALGLLIGWVIELSTKYRSLSFSVRFSLNFSHSLRVIKRWLCNLVGTLLRRYHWPFALAGFSALSMAIVSWTLETSENYWFWHSFWHISIYTSSFFFLCSKANIVDSENQLPENGNYELTHQDSLPRAS, encoded by the exons ATG ATTATCAGAGGTCCAGCATACTCCTTTGCTGCCAATATAACTGTGGAAGCATGCACAAATTCAATGATGATGGGGGATTTCTGTAACAGTCCCGTTTATCCATTTTCATGCACAACTTCTAATGTCAATAGTTCCTTGAAGGCTACAACAGCGAACGAGCCATTGTTGGAAAATTTGATGACCTGCAAAAGTAGTTTGAAAACTTTTTGTGCTGATGAAAGCGTATCAAACGTCTTCTCCTTTGATATAATAAGTGTGGCAGACAAATTTACCATTACGGCAAGTGATGTCAAATTCAATGTCACGCCTTCAAACAAAACATCTGGTGCGGCGGGTGATGTTAGTTTAATGTGTTTTGTTCGCCATGGTTCAATGCCTTCAGTCGCTTCGTACGATTACTCCAGTGATTTAAGTAAATTTCCGCTGGTTATTCATTCACCATTAATCGGTCGTTGGTACATTACTATCGTACCGATTAATCCTATAAAGATACAGGATAGCAATGTAAGCGTTTGTTATTCAGTGGAATATCATGTGCTTCAATGCCCTCTCGGGAAGGCCGGTCCAAATTGTAAAATGGATATCTACACGCTTCAG ACATTTGTACGGAGAGGTCCAACTCCCTTTGAATCATATTATTTACCGGTCGGTACCGGAGCATCTTATACTTCTGCCAATTTCCCTCTTGAACCACTTTTGAGTAACTCATCATACAATGACGAACCTGGTAACATTTGGACTTACTTACTTTTGGACATTCCTCGTGGTGCAGCCGGAGGAAATATTCATGTACAACTATCCTCAGACGTGAAGATCAATTATGAAGTGTACGTTAGATTTGGTGGAGTACCATCTCTTATTAGCCGGGACTATTATTATGTTAACAAGACAATGAGAAGCGACACATCTATGTTTTTTATGCTATATGATTTGAGTGATGACAAGATCAACTTCTATATTATGTATGCTAGAGAAGGAACTTGGGGTTTTGGTCTTAGATATCTTAATGCCAGCCGCAATCCTTCTAAAGGGGCAACTGTCATGTCTCTTTCGCTTGAACGATGCCCGAAACGCTGCTCCTCTCACGGGGACTGTAAATTTTCTTTCGATGCAAGTGGCTTGACATCATACAG CTTCTGCTCTTGTGATCGAAACCATGGAGGCATTGACTGTAGCATTGAAATTGTATCACATCAAG GGCATGTACGACAATCATTTTTTCTCATTGTATCAAATGCTGCGGCCATACTTCCTGCCTATTGGGCCCTTCGGCAAAAG GCATTAGCAGAATGGGTTTTGTTCACGTCTAGTGGAATTGCTAGTGGACTATATCATGCGTGTGACGTAGGTGCTTGGTGTGCGTTAAACTATAACGTCTTACAGTTCATGGACTTCTGGCTCTCTTTCATGGCTGTGATTAGCACTTTTCTTTACCTAGCTACCATTGACGAAGTATTGAAGAGGGCAATCCACACCGCTGTTGCTATCCTTACTGCTCTAATGGCTGTAACAAATGCAACCAG GTCTTCCAATGTTGTTCTTGTGATAGTGATTGGTGCTCTTGGTCTCCTTATTGGATGGGTTATAGAGTTGTCAACAAAGTATAGGTCCCTTTCCTTTTCAGTTAGATTCTCACTCAATTTCTCTCACAG TTTACGAGTGATAAAGCGATGGCTATGTAATCTTGTTGGAACACTTCTAAGACGGTACCATTGGCCTTTTGCGTTAGCTGGTTTTTCTGCACTGTCAATGGCAATAGTAAGCTGGACACTTGAAACCAGCGAAAATTACTGGTTTTGGCATAG CTTTTGGCATATTTCAATATACACATCTTCTTTCTTCTTCCTTTGTTCAAAAGCAAATATTGTGGATAGTGAGAATCAGCTACCTGAAAATGGAAACTATGAACTCACTCATCAGGATTCACTTCCAAGAGCCAGTTAG
- the LOC127127062 gene encoding uncharacterized protein LOC127127062 isoform X2 produces MFSIASVDLPSWFSSMSIAMNSDVDLDVSRIESAPMSTLPIICFRDGGPPLPDALNLTLKDSAISGINGLDVEQCFPMQKNITMKLTNNQISPGVWFIGLFNGIGPTRTQSKMIIRGPAYSFAANITVEACTNSMMMGDFCNSPVYPFSCTTSNVNSSLKATTANEPLLENLMTCKSSLKTFCADESVSNVFSFDIISVADKFTITASDVKFNVTPSNKTSGAAGDVSLMCFVRHGSMPSVASYDYSSDLSKFPLVIHSPLIGRWYITIVPINPIKIQDSNVSVCYSVEYHVLQCPLGKAGPNCKMDIYTLQTFVRRGPTPFESYYLPVGTGASYTSANFPLEPLLSNSSYNDEPGNIWTYLLLDIPRGAAGGNIHVQLSSDVKINYEVYVRFGGVPSLISRDYYYVNKTMRSDTSMFFMLYDLSDDKINFYIMYAREGTWGFGLRYLNASRNPSKGATVMSLSLERCPKRCSSHGDCKFSFDASGLTSYSFCSCDRNHGGIDCSIEIVSHQGHVRQSFFLIVSNAAAILPAYWALRQKALAEWVLFTSSGIASGLYHACDVGAWCALNYNVLQFMDFWLSFMAVISTFLYLATIDEVLKRAIHTAVAILTALMAVTNATRSSNVVLVIVIGALGLLIGWVIELSTKYRSLSFSVRFSLNFSHSLRVIKRWLCNLVGTLLRRYHWPFALAGFSALSMAIVSWTLETSENYWFWHSFWHISIYTSSFFFLCSKANIVDSENQLPENGNYELTHQDSLPRAS; encoded by the exons ATGTTTTCTATTGCTTCAGTTGACTTGCCATCATGGTTTTCTTCGATGTCTATAGCAATGAACTCAGATGTGGACCTT GATGTCTCTAGAATTGAAAGTGCTCCAATGAGCACACTGCCAATAATATGCTTTAGAGATGGAGGTCCTCCACTGCCAGATGCCTTAAACTTAACTTTGAAAGATTCAGCCATCTCAG GGATTAATGGTTTAGATGTGGAACAGTGCTTCCCTATGCAGAAAAATATCACTATGAAACTGACAAATAATCAG ATATCTCCAGGTGTTTGGTTCATTGGTCTTTTCAATGGCATTGGACCTACAAGAACACAATCGAAGATG ATTATCAGAGGTCCAGCATACTCCTTTGCTGCCAATATAACTGTGGAAGCATGCACAAATTCAATGATGATGGGGGATTTCTGTAACAGTCCCGTTTATCCATTTTCATGCACAACTTCTAATGTCAATAGTTCCTTGAAGGCTACAACAGCGAACGAGCCATTGTTGGAAAATTTGATGACCTGCAAAAGTAGTTTGAAAACTTTTTGTGCTGATGAAAGCGTATCAAACGTCTTCTCCTTTGATATAATAAGTGTGGCAGACAAATTTACCATTACGGCAAGTGATGTCAAATTCAATGTCACGCCTTCAAACAAAACATCTGGTGCGGCGGGTGATGTTAGTTTAATGTGTTTTGTTCGCCATGGTTCAATGCCTTCAGTCGCTTCGTACGATTACTCCAGTGATTTAAGTAAATTTCCGCTGGTTATTCATTCACCATTAATCGGTCGTTGGTACATTACTATCGTACCGATTAATCCTATAAAGATACAGGATAGCAATGTAAGCGTTTGTTATTCAGTGGAATATCATGTGCTTCAATGCCCTCTCGGGAAGGCCGGTCCAAATTGTAAAATGGATATCTACACGCTTCAG ACATTTGTACGGAGAGGTCCAACTCCCTTTGAATCATATTATTTACCGGTCGGTACCGGAGCATCTTATACTTCTGCCAATTTCCCTCTTGAACCACTTTTGAGTAACTCATCATACAATGACGAACCTGGTAACATTTGGACTTACTTACTTTTGGACATTCCTCGTGGTGCAGCCGGAGGAAATATTCATGTACAACTATCCTCAGACGTGAAGATCAATTATGAAGTGTACGTTAGATTTGGTGGAGTACCATCTCTTATTAGCCGGGACTATTATTATGTTAACAAGACAATGAGAAGCGACACATCTATGTTTTTTATGCTATATGATTTGAGTGATGACAAGATCAACTTCTATATTATGTATGCTAGAGAAGGAACTTGGGGTTTTGGTCTTAGATATCTTAATGCCAGCCGCAATCCTTCTAAAGGGGCAACTGTCATGTCTCTTTCGCTTGAACGATGCCCGAAACGCTGCTCCTCTCACGGGGACTGTAAATTTTCTTTCGATGCAAGTGGCTTGACATCATACAG CTTCTGCTCTTGTGATCGAAACCATGGAGGCATTGACTGTAGCATTGAAATTGTATCACATCAAG GGCATGTACGACAATCATTTTTTCTCATTGTATCAAATGCTGCGGCCATACTTCCTGCCTATTGGGCCCTTCGGCAAAAG GCATTAGCAGAATGGGTTTTGTTCACGTCTAGTGGAATTGCTAGTGGACTATATCATGCGTGTGACGTAGGTGCTTGGTGTGCGTTAAACTATAACGTCTTACAGTTCATGGACTTCTGGCTCTCTTTCATGGCTGTGATTAGCACTTTTCTTTACCTAGCTACCATTGACGAAGTATTGAAGAGGGCAATCCACACCGCTGTTGCTATCCTTACTGCTCTAATGGCTGTAACAAATGCAACCAG GTCTTCCAATGTTGTTCTTGTGATAGTGATTGGTGCTCTTGGTCTCCTTATTGGATGGGTTATAGAGTTGTCAACAAAGTATAGGTCCCTTTCCTTTTCAGTTAGATTCTCACTCAATTTCTCTCACAG TTTACGAGTGATAAAGCGATGGCTATGTAATCTTGTTGGAACACTTCTAAGACGGTACCATTGGCCTTTTGCGTTAGCTGGTTTTTCTGCACTGTCAATGGCAATAGTAAGCTGGACACTTGAAACCAGCGAAAATTACTGGTTTTGGCATAG CTTTTGGCATATTTCAATATACACATCTTCTTTCTTCTTCCTTTGTTCAAAAGCAAATATTGTGGATAGTGAGAATCAGCTACCTGAAAATGGAAACTATGAACTCACTCATCAGGATTCACTTCCAAGAGCCAGTTAG
- the LOC127127062 gene encoding uncharacterized protein LOC127127062 isoform X1, with the protein MSFFNFVLLFSCSFVLLSANGEPSSKGETFIVSSFSYPRTRLRPFDLRYIRVDLPSWFSSMSIAMNSDVDLDVSRIESAPMSTLPIICFRDGGPPLPDALNLTLKDSAISGINGLDVEQCFPMQKNITMKLTNNQISPGVWFIGLFNGIGPTRTQSKMIIRGPAYSFAANITVEACTNSMMMGDFCNSPVYPFSCTTSNVNSSLKATTANEPLLENLMTCKSSLKTFCADESVSNVFSFDIISVADKFTITASDVKFNVTPSNKTSGAAGDVSLMCFVRHGSMPSVASYDYSSDLSKFPLVIHSPLIGRWYITIVPINPIKIQDSNVSVCYSVEYHVLQCPLGKAGPNCKMDIYTLQTFVRRGPTPFESYYLPVGTGASYTSANFPLEPLLSNSSYNDEPGNIWTYLLLDIPRGAAGGNIHVQLSSDVKINYEVYVRFGGVPSLISRDYYYVNKTMRSDTSMFFMLYDLSDDKINFYIMYAREGTWGFGLRYLNASRNPSKGATVMSLSLERCPKRCSSHGDCKFSFDASGLTSYSFCSCDRNHGGIDCSIEIVSHQGHVRQSFFLIVSNAAAILPAYWALRQKALAEWVLFTSSGIASGLYHACDVGAWCALNYNVLQFMDFWLSFMAVISTFLYLATIDEVLKRAIHTAVAILTALMAVTNATRSSNVVLVIVIGALGLLIGWVIELSTKYRSLSFSVRFSLNFSHSLRVIKRWLCNLVGTLLRRYHWPFALAGFSALSMAIVSWTLETSENYWFWHSFWHISIYTSSFFFLCSKANIVDSENQLPENGNYELTHQDSLPRAS; encoded by the exons ATGAGTTTTTTCAATTTTGTGCTTCTCTTTTCTTGTTCCTTTGTTCTACTCTCTGCAAATGGTGAACCCAGTAGCAAAGGTGAAACCTTTATTGTTTCAAGCTTCAGCTACCCTCGTACTAGGCTCAGACCCTTTGATTTGCGCTATATTAGAG TTGACTTGCCATCATGGTTTTCTTCGATGTCTATAGCAATGAACTCAGATGTGGACCTT GATGTCTCTAGAATTGAAAGTGCTCCAATGAGCACACTGCCAATAATATGCTTTAGAGATGGAGGTCCTCCACTGCCAGATGCCTTAAACTTAACTTTGAAAGATTCAGCCATCTCAG GGATTAATGGTTTAGATGTGGAACAGTGCTTCCCTATGCAGAAAAATATCACTATGAAACTGACAAATAATCAG ATATCTCCAGGTGTTTGGTTCATTGGTCTTTTCAATGGCATTGGACCTACAAGAACACAATCGAAGATG ATTATCAGAGGTCCAGCATACTCCTTTGCTGCCAATATAACTGTGGAAGCATGCACAAATTCAATGATGATGGGGGATTTCTGTAACAGTCCCGTTTATCCATTTTCATGCACAACTTCTAATGTCAATAGTTCCTTGAAGGCTACAACAGCGAACGAGCCATTGTTGGAAAATTTGATGACCTGCAAAAGTAGTTTGAAAACTTTTTGTGCTGATGAAAGCGTATCAAACGTCTTCTCCTTTGATATAATAAGTGTGGCAGACAAATTTACCATTACGGCAAGTGATGTCAAATTCAATGTCACGCCTTCAAACAAAACATCTGGTGCGGCGGGTGATGTTAGTTTAATGTGTTTTGTTCGCCATGGTTCAATGCCTTCAGTCGCTTCGTACGATTACTCCAGTGATTTAAGTAAATTTCCGCTGGTTATTCATTCACCATTAATCGGTCGTTGGTACATTACTATCGTACCGATTAATCCTATAAAGATACAGGATAGCAATGTAAGCGTTTGTTATTCAGTGGAATATCATGTGCTTCAATGCCCTCTCGGGAAGGCCGGTCCAAATTGTAAAATGGATATCTACACGCTTCAG ACATTTGTACGGAGAGGTCCAACTCCCTTTGAATCATATTATTTACCGGTCGGTACCGGAGCATCTTATACTTCTGCCAATTTCCCTCTTGAACCACTTTTGAGTAACTCATCATACAATGACGAACCTGGTAACATTTGGACTTACTTACTTTTGGACATTCCTCGTGGTGCAGCCGGAGGAAATATTCATGTACAACTATCCTCAGACGTGAAGATCAATTATGAAGTGTACGTTAGATTTGGTGGAGTACCATCTCTTATTAGCCGGGACTATTATTATGTTAACAAGACAATGAGAAGCGACACATCTATGTTTTTTATGCTATATGATTTGAGTGATGACAAGATCAACTTCTATATTATGTATGCTAGAGAAGGAACTTGGGGTTTTGGTCTTAGATATCTTAATGCCAGCCGCAATCCTTCTAAAGGGGCAACTGTCATGTCTCTTTCGCTTGAACGATGCCCGAAACGCTGCTCCTCTCACGGGGACTGTAAATTTTCTTTCGATGCAAGTGGCTTGACATCATACAG CTTCTGCTCTTGTGATCGAAACCATGGAGGCATTGACTGTAGCATTGAAATTGTATCACATCAAG GGCATGTACGACAATCATTTTTTCTCATTGTATCAAATGCTGCGGCCATACTTCCTGCCTATTGGGCCCTTCGGCAAAAG GCATTAGCAGAATGGGTTTTGTTCACGTCTAGTGGAATTGCTAGTGGACTATATCATGCGTGTGACGTAGGTGCTTGGTGTGCGTTAAACTATAACGTCTTACAGTTCATGGACTTCTGGCTCTCTTTCATGGCTGTGATTAGCACTTTTCTTTACCTAGCTACCATTGACGAAGTATTGAAGAGGGCAATCCACACCGCTGTTGCTATCCTTACTGCTCTAATGGCTGTAACAAATGCAACCAG GTCTTCCAATGTTGTTCTTGTGATAGTGATTGGTGCTCTTGGTCTCCTTATTGGATGGGTTATAGAGTTGTCAACAAAGTATAGGTCCCTTTCCTTTTCAGTTAGATTCTCACTCAATTTCTCTCACAG TTTACGAGTGATAAAGCGATGGCTATGTAATCTTGTTGGAACACTTCTAAGACGGTACCATTGGCCTTTTGCGTTAGCTGGTTTTTCTGCACTGTCAATGGCAATAGTAAGCTGGACACTTGAAACCAGCGAAAATTACTGGTTTTGGCATAG CTTTTGGCATATTTCAATATACACATCTTCTTTCTTCTTCCTTTGTTCAAAAGCAAATATTGTGGATAGTGAGAATCAGCTACCTGAAAATGGAAACTATGAACTCACTCATCAGGATTCACTTCCAAGAGCCAGTTAG